TGAATAACTGAAACCTCGAGCGAAATTGAGCTCTTCGATTTTTCCCAGGTCGTGCAGCAGGAGCCCGGCGAGAATCAATTCGCGGTCAAGGAAAGGGTAATGGTCCGAGACGCGGTCTCCGAGTCCTACCAGGGAACTCACATGTTCAATGAGCCCGCCCAGGAAGGCATGGTGATAGGACATGGCGGCAGGCGCCAGCTTGTACTTGCGGGCGATCTCCGGATCTTCAAAAATACGGAGAAGCAACGTTTGCAGAGGGCCCTGGGCCATCTGCTTTATTCTTTTCAGCAGGCCCGCGAATAGCTTTTCAGGGTTTTGCTTTCCGTGGGGAAGATAGTCAGCAAGGTCGATGTCGGCTTCGCGGCACTTTGCGATCTTGCGCAGTGAGAGCTGAAGATTGCCCTGATAGAGCTCAACTGCAGCGGCGGCGCGCACTACGTCATCGGCTTCGAAGGCCAGGTCAGAGCTGTCGCAATCCCAGAGCTTTGCCTTGATGGTCCCGGTGGAGTCCTGAAACTCGAGATCGAGGTAAGCGCTTCCGTTGCGGGCCGTCTTGCGTTCTTTGGCGCGCACGAGAAAAGTTGTCGTAACGTGAGTCCCGGGCTTCAGATCGGCAATGTAGGCTTCTTTCATCCAGTTGCGCCTCCGCGAGACTATTCGCTCTCATCGCCTCCGGGGGGCGCGCCGGTATCCGCAAAACCCGGCGCCAGTCGAATGTAGCTTTGCTGCCGCAACGTCGTCAGAAAGCCCCGCATGGCTCCCGTTACCCTCTGCTCGTAGAGGTAATTCATCACATAGTTTGAGACCTGGTCGAAGGTCGGGTGCTGCCCCACACGGCGCTCGATGACTTTGAAAATCATGTATCCGTACTGGGTTTTAATAATTTTGCTGGTATCGCCGACATCCACCTTGGCGATCGCATTAGATATCTCAGCCGAGATAGTGCCTTCCTTAAAGAACCCGACATCCCCTCCGTCTTTGGCGCTGGGAGCGTCAGAGAGTTCCTTGGCGACGTCTGAAAAACGCGAGCCACTCTGAAGTTCGCCCTGAGCCTTTTTCGCGAGTGTGTCAGCCTCACCGGCAGAATGTTTCTCAGTTGAGATCAGGATTTCCGCCAGGTGGACTCCGGGAGGTGAATCAAATTTTTCTTTGTGGGTCTCAAAATACTTCTGCGCGTCGGCCCTCGTCAGGATGATCCTCGACCCAACCTCGCGCGAGATCACTTCGCGCATCAGCAATTGCCGCTTGATCTGATCTTTGAAATCCTCCCAGTTTCCTCCGTCTTTCTCGACAGCATCCTGCAGGGCTTCGAGCGACGGCATGTTGTATTGCTGCCGGATTTCGTCCAGCCGCTTAATGACGTCCGTATCTACGTTGATGTCATCATCGGTGGCTTTCTGGACCATCAGGTCCTGGTCAATCAAGTCGCGGAGCAGGTCCTTGCTTTTCAGATTAAACTGCTCATCCAGCTGTGTGCCGGAATATTGCTGGGCCAGTTGTGCGTGCAAAGTGCCACGCTCTTTGTCGTACTGGCGCTGCGTAATGATCTTGTTGTTGATCCGTGCAATAATGCGCTCAACCAGCACGGTCTTGGCGTTGGCGCTCGGGGCCGTCCCGGCAACCGCCAGAGCTCCGAGTCCCAGGGCCATCAACAAGGTGAAGATTGGTTTTGGCATAGCGTCCACCCCAAACAGAAACTTCTTTTCGACCCGGAAATTACGCGCCCGCCTGTGCGTTTATCTGCAGTCGCCGAAACCGCGCGCAATAAATTATGTTATCGCTGCGGCTGCAGTTCCAGCAAGATGTTTTCGATGTCTTTCAGAGGGTCTCCACTGCCGTCCTTGATCTGCATGCGGAGGACCCCATCCGGCTGGAAAGCGACGCCGCGCCTCTTCTTGATGATTTCCATCAGCTTCTGCGGGCTGACGGATGTCTGTTCGTGAAACCGCATCCGGACTTCACTGCCTTTCCGTTCCACGGTCTGAATCATGAGCTGTTCGGCCCGGGACTTTACGACAGCATAATTCAACAACTGTTCCACCGGGACTGGAATTGGGCCGTAGCGGTCCGTGAGTTCAGCCTCCATGTCCTGCAGCCCTTCCATCGTCTTAAGGGCAGAAATACGCTTATACATGCGCAGGCGCTGGCGTTCGTCGGCGATATAGCTTTCCGGAATCTTGATATTGATGCCCAGATTGAAGGTTGTGCGGACTTCGGGCCGGGAGGGTTCGCCTTTGAGTTCGTGGACCGCCTCGTCCAGCATGCGCAGGTAGAGGTCAATGCCGATGGCGTTCAGGTGGCCGTGTTGTTGCTGCCCCAGTACGTTACCGGCACCCCGAAGCTCAAGGTCAAGCGCAGCCAGGCGGAAACCCGCGCCGAGATCGGAAAATTCCTTTAAAGCAGCCAGCCGCCTTTTGGCGATAGGGGTAAGCGTATCAACGGTTGGAACAAGGAAAAACGCGTAGGCCCGGCGGTCAGATCGGCCAACCCGCCCGCGAAGCTGATAGAGGTCCGACAGGCCAAACCGCTCGGCGTGGTTCACGATCATGGTGTTGGCCCGGGGAATATCCAGGCCGTTCTCGACCAACGATGTCGCCACCAGCATGTCGTATTTGCCTTCCATGAACTTCAGCATCGCGCGTTCCAGTTCGCGCTCGCCCATCTGGCCGTGCGCAACTCCGATGCGCGCCGCCGGAACCAGACGCTGGAGAAGGGCGGCGATGGTGAAGATGGATTCCACGCGGTTGTGCACAAAATAGATCTGGCCGCCGCGGTCCATTTCATGCTGGATGGCAGACTGGATGAGGCCGTCATTAAAGGCGGCCACGGTGGTTTGAATGGCCAGGCGCCCGCGCGGAGGGCTTTCAATCACCGAAAGGTCGCGCAGCCCTCCAAGCGCCATGTGCAGGGTGCGCGGAATGGGAGTGGCGGACATGGTGAGAACGTCGACGTTGGCCTTCAGCTTTTTCAATCGTTCCTTGGCCGCTACGCCGAACCGCTGCTCTTCGTCCACGACCAGCAGCCCAAGGTCCTGGAACTGCACGTCCTTAGACAGCATTCGATGCGTGCCGATTACGATATCAACCTTGCCGGCTTCGATATCGGCAACGGTTTTCCTGATCTCCGCGGCGGAGCGGAAGCGGCTGAGCATTTCAACGCGCACGGGGAAGTGTGACATGCGCTGGCAGAAGGTGGTGTAGTGCTGGAACGCCAAAACAGTGGTGGGGGCGAGCACGGCAACCTGCCGGGACTCCTGGACTACCTTGAAGGCCGCGCGCATGGCGAGCTCGGTCTTGCCATAGCCCACGTCGCCGCAGAGCAGTCGGTCCATTGGTTCGGGTGATTCCAGGTCCCCCTTGATGTCGGCAATGGCGGTCAACTGGTCGGGTGTTTCTTCGAAAGGGAAAGAGTCCTCGAACTCTTTCTGCAAATTGTTGTCCGGAGCCACGGCTGTGCCGCCGCGCATTTTTCTTTCGGCGTAGAGGCGGAGAAGCTCTTCGGCCATATCGCGCAGCGCACGCTGGACGCGTTTCTTCGTCCGCTGCCATGAGCTCCCGCCGAGGCGGTCCAGGCCGGGCTTGACACCGTCGCCGCTGGATCGGTATTTCTCCACCAGGTCGAGCCGTTCAAGAGGTACGTAGAGCCGGGCGTCGTCCTGGTAGGTGAGAAGCATGAAATCCCGCGTGGAACCGCCAACCGGAAGTTGTTTGAGCCCCTGGTAAACGCCGATGCCATGATCGATATGCACGACGTAATCGCCCACTTTGAGATCGCTGAGATCTGAGAGAAAACTGGAAGTTGCATTCTCCCGCCGGCGTGCAGCGCCCCAGGTAAACTCGCCCAGAATGTCGCGTTCGGAGAGCAGGAGAAGGTGAAGGTCGGGAAAAACCACGCCGGCCTCGAGTTCTCCCCTGGCAATCCGCAACGCGCGGCCGGCTGAAGCCACGTCACCCGTGGTAGTCTGCTCCCGGGCATCTTTTCCGCATGCCTTGGGCCATGCCACATTTTCAAAAGGGATTTCATAGTCAGCAAAAATCTCGCGCAGCCGATCGGCCTTTGCCGAGGTCGGGACAGCCAGGACAATGTTTTCGCCATTCTCAATCTGTACACGCAGTTGTTCGGCCAGCAGTTTGAGAGAGCCCTGGAATTTGGGCACCGGCTGCGTGTTCAGATAGAACCGGCCGGCGGCTTCAACCGGAGCGGCAAGAAATTCTGGAGGTTCGCTGGAGCCTTCAATGTCGAGTTCATGGAGAAAGACGGATGGGTGCGACACAATCGAAGACTGAAATTCCTCAGCCTTCAGGAAGACTTCATCAGGCCGTGGCGGTTGGGGAGAGACGTCCCGCACAGCATCGAAAGCATTTTGCAGGCTTTCGAGGAATTCGGTTAGCTGCGCCTGTCGGTCGGCAGGTTCGTCCCATAGAATGACGGGGCGCTCCAGCAGCGAAACGAGCGTGCCCATGCGCGGCTCCACGAGCGGCACATAAAATTCCCAGCCGGGAAAGGGCGCAGAGAACGAATCGGACCAACCAGGCGGGAGACGCCCTGCACGGCCCTCCGGAACCCGCCTCGCCAGGATGTCCACCAGCCGGCTAAAAAAATTTGATGGCGGCGCAGCTTCCGTCAGGGGAAGGATCATCAATTCCAAGATGCTTTTGCTTGACCGCTGGTTTGCTGGGTCAAACTCCCGCATTGACTCAATGGTGTCACCGAAAAACTCTATCCGTGCGGGCCGTTCGACTTCCGGCGGGAAAATGTCAACGATGCCACCGCGGACGGAATACTGCCCTGCGCTTAGAACTGGTTCCGATGGTTCGTAACCGACTCTCAGCAGGTGCTCGGCGAGATCTTCCGGTGCAATCTCGTCGGAGATTTTCAGCCGGAGGGCGAGAGAGCGATAAAAAGAGAGGGGGCGGTAGCGCATCATTGCAGCCGGCAATGGCGCGGCGAGAACACGGACCTGACCGCACGCGATGCGCCAAAGGCCCACGGCGCGGCGCTCCAGAATGTCGGGATGCGGGGAGCGCGCTTCATATGGCGAGCAATCGAATGCGGAAAGGGATACGACCGCCTCGCCTGCGCCAGGCTCCAGCCAATCGAGCACGGTGGAAGCTGTCCGGGCCAGTCCCTCTGCAGCATCGTTATCGCTGGTAAGAATGACGATGGGTCTTGACAGTTGATGGGCAAGGAGCGCTGCTGCGATTGCTTTGGCCGGGCTCGTCAGTCCTGAAATTGAAATTCCACCCACGGTCCCGGCAGCTGGCGCCAATGCGCGCTCCTGCGCCGCCCGGAGCCCGGGATGTTCGAGAATCGCCTGGAGGAATGGTTCAATGGAGACCATTAAAGGTGAGGGCTCTTAACCAAAAATCTTCTGCACGGCGCTGACGATGCCTGTCGTGGAAAAACCTGGAACCGCCGGCATGGAGACGACGCAACCTCCGGCTGCTTCAACTTCTGCACGGCCCACAATTTCGTTCGCGCCCCATCCGGCGCCCTTCACCAGCACGTTCGGCAGCATGCGGGCAATCACAGCCTGGGGCGTGGGATCGTCAAAGATAGTTACGTAGTCCACTGCAGCGAGTGCCGCCAGCAATTCAGCGCGCTCTTCCTGCGGGAAGATGGGCCGGCCTTCGCCTTTCAACCTGCGCACGCTGTGGTCACTATTGACCGCAACAATGAGGAGGTCGCCGAGCTTCCTGGCGCCGGCCAGATATCGCGTGTGGCCGGGGTGCAGGAGGTCAAAGCATCCATTAGTGAAGACAACGCGCTCACCACAGGCCTTGTGCTGCGCAATAACCTCGTATGCGTCTTCCAGCGCGAGGATTTTGGACAGTGCCGGCCGGCTTGCCGGTTTCCTGGAATTCACACGCATATTCTAGCACGTGCCGCATCTAATCACTTGACCATGGTGGATTTAGGAAGTTACGCTGTGCAAAATCCCATGATATTCTGACAATTGGAAAGGACGGGGCGCACAGGTTGAGGACAATTGCCATCGTCGGCGGTGGACCTGCCGGCTCGATGACCGCCGCCCGGCTTTTGCAAGGGCCAACCGAGCTGCTAAACGGTGGGCAGGCCGCGCGCGTCATCATCTTCGAAGAGAGGTTTGGCTGGGAAAAGCCCTGCGGAGGCGGTTTAAGCCACAAGGCGCTGAGGGAATACCCTTTCCTGCTTCAGGCCACAGAGATGGCAAACCCGGTATGGAAAATGGAGGTCCATGCACCTGGAGGCGTATCCGCCAGCATTAATCTCCGCGAGCCTCTTGCCATTTATTCCAGACGCGAATTGAACCACCTGCTTCTCGAACGCAGCCAGCACGCCGGCGCAGAAGTTGTCAACGACCGCGTGATCCGTGCTGAAAGATTGGCTGACAAATGGCATTTGAGGGGCCGCACCAACCTCTATGAGGCAGATTATCTGATCATTGCCGCCGGTGCGCGCAGCGGTTTGAGAAACCAATTGGCCGGAGCGTTGAAGGCGGAAGACTTTATGCTGACGTTTGGTTATTTTGTTCCAGGCCATGAGGACTTGCTTCGGGTTGAATTCTTCGAGAATTTTGAGGGATATGCCTGGTCGTTCCCTCGCCTCAACCATCTTTCCGTAGGAATATGCGGCAAGGTGGGTGTTGCCAATATGGCCGACCTTCGGCGAAACCTTTTCGGGTTTATGGAACGGCACGGTTATTCGACTGAGTCGGCCTCGGTATTCAGCCACCTGCTGCCCTCTCTGGAAGTTGAAAGCTGGGCAGGCATGCGCCTGGAGGGGGACGGATGGGCGCTGGCAGGAGATGCCGCAGGGTTGACAGATCCCGTCACGGGCGAAGGTCTTTATTTTGCGCTGCGGTCGGGTGAACTGCTGGCAGATGCGATCCTGAAGGGTTTTTCCTATACGCGAAGGGTGTGGGATGAATTTGGCAGCAAACTGATGTTAGGCGCCCGGATTTGTCCCATGTTCTACCGTGGTGAGTTTCTGGGGGCCAGCCTGCCGACACGCATGGTCCAGCTATGCGCTCGGAGCAAGACTTTCCTGAACCTCTTTCATGACATGGTTGAGGGCAATCAGGCGTACTGTGGACTTTCCGGCCGCTTCATCAGAGGCCTGCCGAAGTACCTGGTGGAGACAGCAACCCACTCTGTCTGGAAACGGATGGGTATCCAATCGGCAGAGCAGGCATAGGTCAAGGCCTATTTTAAATCCAACAACTTTGATCAGGATGGCGACGTGCACAAAAGATCGGAAGAATTGTTTCAGAAGGCAGTCCAACTGATGCCCGGCGGCGTGAACTCGCCTGTGCGCGCATTCCGGGCGGTCGGCGGAACGCCGCTCTTTATTGCAAGCGGCAGGGGCTCTCATCTGAAGGACGTTGACGGCAATGAATATGTCGATTTTGTCCTTTCGTGGGGGCCATTGATTCTGGGCCACTGCCACCCGGAGGTGACAAAGGCTCTTTCCGATGTCCTGGGAACAGGAACCAGCTTTGGGGCTCCAACCGAGGGCGAGGTGACCCTGGCAGAAGAAATCACCAGAGCGTTTCCCTCCGTCGAGCGCGTTCGCCTGGTTAATTCCGGGACTGAAGCTATTCTTTCGGCCATCCGTCTCGCACGGGCCGCGACGAAGCGAGATAAGATCCTGAAGTTTGAAGGGTGCTATCACGGGCATTCGGACAGCCTGCTGGTGAAAGCCGGGTCCGGAGTGGCGACTTTAGGGCTGCCGGACAGTCCGGGCGTCCCGGGAGTACTCGCTGAACTGACGATTACGGTCCCGTTCAATGATTTTGAAGCACTCGAAAGCGCTTTCGATTGGCACAGGAATCAACTGGCTGCGGTTTTGGTCGAGCCGATAGCGGGCAACATGGGTGTGGTGCCCCCAATGCCGGAGTTTCTGATGCGGTTGCGCACGCTGACCGAGGAGCAGGGAACAGTGCTGATCTTTGACGAGGTGATCACTGGCTTTCGCGTCGCTTACGGCGGAGCACAACAGCTCTACGGTATCCAGGCGGACCTGACTGCTCTAGGCAAGGTGATTGGCGGAGGGTTGCCGGTGGGCGCATACGGGGGTAAAGCATCCCTGATGGACCTGGTTGCTCCCAGTGGGCCGGTTTACCAGGCCGGCACCCTTTCCGGGAATCCCCTGGCCGTGGCCGCTGGGGCAAAAACCCTGGAAGTGCTGCGGAGGCCAGGAACTTATGATCGCCTCGAGGTGCTTGGCAAGAAGCTTGCGGGCGGCCTGCAGGAGCAGGCCAGAGAGGCTGAAATTCCGCTCACCGTCAACCGGATGGGCTCCATGCTGACTGCGTTTTTCAACCCTGGGCCTGTTACCGACTATTCGTCCGCGAAAAAATCTAATTCTTCGATGTTCGCGAGCTTCTTCGCAGAGCTGCTCAGGCGGGGAATTTACTTTCCTCCATCCCAGTTTGAATCACTTTTTGTCTCGATGGCACACACCGAAGAAGATATTGAGCGGGCTGTACGTTCAGCTGGCGAGGCCTTTCGCGTGATCAGGGTGGCAAAATAGCCGAGCGGCGCTAGGATTCCAGGAAGTAGTTCCGGCAAGCCTGCCGTACGGAGGGGCCATCAAGCTTTGGCTCGATTCCCTGGTATCGAGCGGCCCAGCTTATATGCTGGGCAATGTCGCGTGGGTAGCAGGCGCGTAGCGGCTGTTGCAGAGCAGCCAACAGGCTCAAGACACCGTCCACGACTGTCGCGTCATAAATCAGGCCGAATTCATCGCACACACGTTTGAAGATTTCGTGGAACTGGCCGGGGGGCACGTAATCCACTTTGATTTTGGTCTGAATTCGCCGAAGGAATGCTTCGTCAGCCAGTGACCTGGGGTCGAGGTTGGTTGCAAAGGCAACAAAGAGGTCAAAGGGAATCTCGATTTGCTTTCCGCCGGCCAGGTTGAGGAAATCGATCCGCCGGTCCAGTGGAACGATCCAGCGGTTGAGCATGTCCTCAGGGCGCATTCTCTGGCGGCCGAAGTCATCCACAACCAGAACGCCGTTATTGGCTTTCATCTGCAGCGGTGCGGTGTAAAACTTGGTGAGGGGGTTCATCTGGAGGTCCAGCATCTCGAGGGTCAACTCGCCGCCCACCACCACGCGGGGACGGCGGCAGAGGACCCATCGCTTGTCAAATTCGCCTAGAGCCTCTTCCTCCTCTTCATAGCGTCCGTGCAGGTGCGTGTCGTAGACAGTGATGATCTGTCCATCGACTTCAACCGCGTAGGGAATCCAGACGCGATCACCATAAATCTTGGGGATGCTTTCAGCCATGGCCGTCTTGCCGGTTCCGGCGGGACCGTAGAGAATAATGCACCGTCCGGAGACGACAGCGGTTCCCATCTGATTCAGGGTTTCCTCAGGAAGGACCAGGTGGCCGAAGGCCTTCTCCACCTGGGGCGGACGAACTTCGGCATCCCTGATGCTTTGCGCGCGGATGCGCGCAACATAATCGTCAAGCGATACGGGCGTGGGGCCGTAATAGTGATTCAGCGTCAACAGCTCGAGCGCCCGGCTGCGGCCACCGGAGGTAATTGCGATCCGGTGGACGGCGCCCGTCATGCCTTTCACTTCACAAAGCTGCTCCTTGCGGAGCCGCTCAAAAAGCAGCTCCACGATGCTGAAACTCAGGCACATTTTCTTCGCAAGTTCGAGAAGGGTGAGTTCTCCTTCGTAGTAGAGGATTTTCAGCGCCAGGTCTTCCAGCACGCTGCGGCGTATGCCAAGATCCTGGATTTTCTTCGGCGTTTCAATTTCAGCGCTGATCATCTGTTTCATCCCTCGGTTCGGTTTCTAACGGCAATCCTCATCCGGCGAATTATAATGTCCTGGCCCAGGCCGTTTGCGGGAGCCGTTACATTCAGCAGAGTGAGGGCCCGCGAAAGATTTTAATGGCACGCCTCTTCCTGCGCGGGACGGAATCCCTTCAGCAATGCCGCTTCCTGTTCCATGCTTTCGCCGGGCAGCATTTTCCCGTAAAACCTGCTGTCGTGACAGTAATAGAGCCCTGACCGGCGGTTGACCCAAACATTGTGCTTCATGCCCATATTCGGAGCAGCGGGTTGGGCCTGGCTCATGGCTTCCAGTTTTGCCACCCAGACTTCTGGCGCGTTGCGGTGCTTGGCCAGAAGAGGGGCCATAAATGCCAGTATGATAAGGAGGAGGACCACCATGACGGTGGCGGCGAAGCGGCTACGCGGGGATCTGCCAGATCTTCCGTGCGGTGCGATTTTGAGAATTTCAGCCATAATGATCAACAGGGCATCTTGCCCTTATCCGGAGCATATGTCGCGCTTAACTCTGCTTTTCGCTCAACCAATTCGCCTCTGCGAAGGCAGGCGGAAGCTCCGCAGGTTAACCGGATTGTTAACTCCATACTCGGGCCACAGAGGGACAGCGCTGGATGCGAAGGGTACCTATGCCCTGACCGTGGTGCCGTTCTTCGGTATGCCTTCCGAAGACTGGGGCGCGGATACGGAGCGTGATTTCACCGAGGTGGGCAGAGGGCCTATTTCAAGAAGGTCTCCAACGTGCGTTCGAGTTCTGAAAATCGTGTGAGGCGGCAACTCGAGCACGCTGTCGGCTTTCAGGATAACCTTGGAGATCCTAAACGGGCGGACGTGTTCCTCGATGTGGACCACGTGGTTGCTTCGATCGAGGAAGACAATGTCAATTGAGAACAACATTCCGATGGTATGCACGCCATAAGAAGGGACAATCCACAATCCCTGCCCAGGCCGTGCCCAGCGGCTCGTCCTTCCCAAAAGACCCACAAGCCGACCCATGTAACTGTCCGCGACGGAAGCATTCGTGGCGACGAATGTTTCGCGAGTCTTATTGTAAACGTACACCCGTTTCCGGTTATTGTTGCCCACGCCTATTGCTCCCAACTCAATCTATCAATCTGGCATCTAGTCGCGAGATGCCTGCCGTTTACGACGCCAAATGATGATGTACAGCACGATAACAGCTCCGATTCCGGCGATGATTCGAATGGTCGTAACGTCCATGGTGTTTCCTCCACGCTTTTTGAGTTTTGGGTGAACCTACTTGCTTTGCTTGAATCTAATTCAATTGATGGTCAAGAGCTCCTTATTGATGCATTCCGATGAACTGGCGGAATATCGTTATGATTGCAGGCCCCAGGATAACTACAAACAGAGCGGGGAAGATAAAAAACACCAGAGGCGGAACCATTTTAACGGGGGTCTTGGCCGCTGCCTCCTCCGCTCTTTGCCGCCGCTTCATTCGCATATCGTCTGCGTGGACGCGCAAAGACTGCGAAACGCTGGTACCAAAACGGTCTGTCTGGATGAGCATCGCCACCAGCGCCTTGATGTCGTCCACGCCTGTGCGGGAGGCCAACTCGCGCATGGATTCAATCCGTGTCCGCCCCACGCGGATTTGGGCGTTGACAAGGTCAAGCTCGCCGCAGAGTTCGGGATGGGTTATTCTCAACTCCTGTGAGACGCGCATAAACGCCTGGTCAAGGCCCAGGCCTGCCTCGATGCAAACCACGAGCAGGTCGAGGGCATCCGGGAGGGCTTTGCGGAGGATTGTCTGACGCTTCCTGACGCGCCGGGATAGCCACATATCGGGCAGGAGAAAGCCTGCCACCAGGGCCAGTATCCAGACGAAGACCCCATTATTTGAATTTGTCAAACCGGATACGTAAACAATAATTGCGAAGACGATTGGCAAGAGTACCTTGGCACCCCGCAATGCCATGATTGCTTCCGGGCGGCGATACCCCGCGCGCACAAGCATCAGCTTCGTGGCAGAAAGGTCCTTGGACGAAGGGAGCAGCTTTCCCACGTCGCTCAGGACTTGAGCGGCCTTCTGCGTTTGCCTTTCGCGGAAGGAGACCTTTCTCTGTGCGGCAAGAGGTTGCCAGAGCCTGGACAACCGGTCTGCAATCGGAAACTCACCCGGTGCGAACGCATAAACGAGAGCGCCCGCCACCACGAGAATCGCAACAAACGTTAAACCTACCGCTACCCAAAGCATGTCTCTTACCTCAGTTGACTCAAATGTCGATGTTAACGATCTTCCACAGCAATAAAGAACCGACAACCTGGAGGAACACCGCAAGGGCTATAATCCAGGGGCCAATCGGATCAGTGAACAGGGGGCGCATATAGCTGGGATTGAGAAAACGCAGGATGAGCCCCATGATAGGGGGTAGTGAAATGAGGATAGCCGCCGTCAGGCGCCCCTGCGCAGTCTTGATCTTTACTTCTCCAAGAATCCTGAACCTCTCCCGAACCACGTGCGCAAGGTTATCGAGGATTTCCGCCAAGTTACCGCCAGTATCCTTCTGGATGAGAACCGCAGTTACGAAGAAACGCACGTCGATCAGCGGAATCCGTTCTGAAAGGTTCAATAACGCGTCCCGTAAGGGGAGGCCGAAATTCTGCTCTTCAAAAGTCGTGCGGAACTCTCCGGCTACTGGTTCCGGCAATTCGGTTGTAATCATCTCGAGACCGGTGGAAAAAGAATGGCCGGCGCGCACAGCGCGTCCGAGAAGGTCGATGGCTTCGGGGAAAATCTTTTCAAACGCCTTCAGACGCCCTCTGCGTTTGAAGGCCACGACAGCAATGGGAATCAGGCCGCCAACGGGAACAAACAGGAGGCCAATCAGCGAACTGGACATTGCCCTGGTACCGATCAGAAACGCGGCAACAGCGAATACGGCGCTTAAAAGGATCAACCTGCCTGGCTTGATTTTCATGCCAGCCTGGCCGATAAAGTTTCGCAGCTTGTCGGACCACTTCCACCTCAGCAACATTCGGTGAAGGACAGGAACGTCGCTGAGAAGTTCGTCGCGGACCACCTTCAGTTCGAGGGACTCGCTCCCGCGCTTGGTGCTGCGCTCAATTGCATCAAGGCGCTTTGCCACGACTTTGTCAGGAGCCGATCCCGCGGCGGAGAAAA
The nucleotide sequence above comes from Acidobacteriota bacterium. Encoded proteins:
- a CDS encoding HD domain-containing protein codes for the protein MKEAYIADLKPGTHVTTTFLVRAKERKTARNGSAYLDLEFQDSTGTIKAKLWDCDSSDLAFEADDVVRAAAAVELYQGNLQLSLRKIAKCREADIDLADYLPHGKQNPEKLFAGLLKRIKQMAQGPLQTLLLRIFEDPEIARKYKLAPAAMSYHHAFLGGLIEHVSSLVGLGDRVSDHYPFLDRELILAGLLLHDLGKIEELNFARGFSYSTRGQLVGHISMGVEMVRDKLREIPDFPPELWDRLQHIILSHHGKLEFGSPKEPMFMEALAVNYLDDLDSKLEAMQEQYEADKDRPGDFTARSRPLGRELLKRPAGPAPAAAPAKGDTLKF
- the mfd gene encoding transcription-repair coupling factor; this encodes MVSIEPFLQAILEHPGLRAAQERALAPAAGTVGGISISGLTSPAKAIAAALLAHQLSRPIVILTSDNDAAEGLARTASTVLDWLEPGAGEAVVSLSAFDCSPYEARSPHPDILERRAVGLWRIACGQVRVLAAPLPAAMMRYRPLSFYRSLALRLKISDEIAPEDLAEHLLRVGYEPSEPVLSAGQYSVRGGIVDIFPPEVERPARIEFFGDTIESMREFDPANQRSSKSILELMILPLTEAAPPSNFFSRLVDILARRVPEGRAGRLPPGWSDSFSAPFPGWEFYVPLVEPRMGTLVSLLERPVILWDEPADRQAQLTEFLESLQNAFDAVRDVSPQPPRPDEVFLKAEEFQSSIVSHPSVFLHELDIEGSSEPPEFLAAPVEAAGRFYLNTQPVPKFQGSLKLLAEQLRVQIENGENIVLAVPTSAKADRLREIFADYEIPFENVAWPKACGKDAREQTTTGDVASAGRALRIARGELEAGVVFPDLHLLLLSERDILGEFTWGAARRRENATSSFLSDLSDLKVGDYVVHIDHGIGVYQGLKQLPVGGSTRDFMLLTYQDDARLYVPLERLDLVEKYRSSGDGVKPGLDRLGGSSWQRTKKRVQRALRDMAEELLRLYAERKMRGGTAVAPDNNLQKEFEDSFPFEETPDQLTAIADIKGDLESPEPMDRLLCGDVGYGKTELAMRAAFKVVQESRQVAVLAPTTVLAFQHYTTFCQRMSHFPVRVEMLSRFRSAAEIRKTVADIEAGKVDIVIGTHRMLSKDVQFQDLGLLVVDEEQRFGVAAKERLKKLKANVDVLTMSATPIPRTLHMALGGLRDLSVIESPPRGRLAIQTTVAAFNDGLIQSAIQHEMDRGGQIYFVHNRVESIFTIAALLQRLVPAARIGVAHGQMGERELERAMLKFMEGKYDMLVATSLVENGLDIPRANTMIVNHAERFGLSDLYQLRGRVGRSDRRAYAFFLVPTVDTLTPIAKRRLAALKEFSDLGAGFRLAALDLELRGAGNVLGQQQHGHLNAIGIDLYLRMLDEAVHELKGEPSRPEVRTTFNLGINIKIPESYIADERQRLRMYKRISALKTMEGLQDMEAELTDRYGPIPVPVEQLLNYAVVKSRAEQLMIQTVERKGSEVRMRFHEQTSVSPQKLMEIIKKRRGVAFQPDGVLRMQIKDGSGDPLKDIENILLELQPQR
- a CDS encoding D-glycero-beta-D-manno-heptose 1-phosphate adenylyltransferase, whose protein sequence is MRVNSRKPASRPALSKILALEDAYEVIAQHKACGERVVFTNGCFDLLHPGHTRYLAGARKLGDLLIVAVNSDHSVRRLKGEGRPIFPQEERAELLAALAAVDYVTIFDDPTPQAVIARMLPNVLVKGAGWGANEIVGRAEVEAAGGCVVSMPAVPGFSTTGIVSAVQKIFG
- a CDS encoding NAD(P)/FAD-dependent oxidoreductase, with protein sequence MRTIAIVGGGPAGSMTAARLLQGPTELLNGGQAARVIIFEERFGWEKPCGGGLSHKALREYPFLLQATEMANPVWKMEVHAPGGVSASINLREPLAIYSRRELNHLLLERSQHAGAEVVNDRVIRAERLADKWHLRGRTNLYEADYLIIAAGARSGLRNQLAGALKAEDFMLTFGYFVPGHEDLLRVEFFENFEGYAWSFPRLNHLSVGICGKVGVANMADLRRNLFGFMERHGYSTESASVFSHLLPSLEVESWAGMRLEGDGWALAGDAAGLTDPVTGEGLYFALRSGELLADAILKGFSYTRRVWDEFGSKLMLGARICPMFYRGEFLGASLPTRMVQLCARSKTFLNLFHDMVEGNQAYCGLSGRFIRGLPKYLVETATHSVWKRMGIQSAEQA
- the hemL gene encoding glutamate-1-semialdehyde-2,1-aminomutase, with the translated sequence MPGGVNSPVRAFRAVGGTPLFIASGRGSHLKDVDGNEYVDFVLSWGPLILGHCHPEVTKALSDVLGTGTSFGAPTEGEVTLAEEITRAFPSVERVRLVNSGTEAILSAIRLARAATKRDKILKFEGCYHGHSDSLLVKAGSGVATLGLPDSPGVPGVLAELTITVPFNDFEALESAFDWHRNQLAAVLVEPIAGNMGVVPPMPEFLMRLRTLTEEQGTVLIFDEVITGFRVAYGGAQQLYGIQADLTALGKVIGGGLPVGAYGGKASLMDLVAPSGPVYQAGTLSGNPLAVAAGAKTLEVLRRPGTYDRLEVLGKKLAGGLQEQAREAEIPLTVNRMGSMLTAFFNPGPVTDYSSAKKSNSSMFASFFAELLRRGIYFPPSQFESLFVSMAHTEEDIERAVRSAGEAFRVIRVAK